In Rhodococcus sp. OK302, one genomic interval encodes:
- a CDS encoding DUF4190 domain-containing protein, whose translation MSEQGGYGYPQQQYPQNWQPRPTNTLAILALVFAFLLAPLGIVFGHIARSQIKKTGEQGDGLALAGLILGYIFTGLGILFFILWIAFWGLFASAVNEAANNSSTYSYTATTAPRTTTPHTTTPRPTTTVPHTTPAITTAAGPLPTVTGSDRQGFISNGPSCNSNNPAVAVAITTGSRIVVCETGVGRYYYKGERVSDGAVIELDDPIRTRQGFAASNGDVVYQLSPSGLVILDGGSEVASESAVEVWLN comes from the coding sequence ATGAGCGAACAGGGCGGATACGGATACCCGCAGCAGCAGTACCCCCAGAATTGGCAACCACGACCGACCAATACTCTCGCGATCCTCGCGCTGGTATTCGCGTTCCTGTTGGCTCCACTGGGAATCGTCTTCGGACACATCGCGCGCAGTCAGATCAAGAAGACCGGCGAACAAGGCGACGGTTTGGCGCTGGCCGGCCTGATTCTCGGATACATCTTCACCGGACTCGGCATCCTCTTCTTCATTCTGTGGATCGCCTTCTGGGGCCTGTTTGCCAGTGCTGTGAACGAAGCCGCGAACAACTCGAGCACGTACAGCTACACCGCTACTACCGCGCCTCGAACGACAACCCCACACACAACTACTCCCCGTCCCACGACGACCGTGCCGCACACAACCCCTGCCATTACGACGGCTGCCGGCCCGCTACCCACCGTCACCGGCTCGGACCGCCAAGGATTCATCTCCAACGGACCGAGTTGCAACTCGAACAACCCTGCTGTGGCTGTTGCGATCACTACCGGTTCACGAATCGTGGTTTGTGAAACCGGCGTCGGTCGCTACTACTACAAGGGCGAAAGGGTCAGCGACGGAGCAGTAATCGAGCTCGACGATCCGATTCGCACCCGTCAAGGTTTCGCCGCCAGCAATGGCGATGTCGTCTACCAACTCAGTCCCAGCGGATTGGTGATCCTGGACGGCGGATCCGAAGTGGCCAGCGAATCGGCCGTCGAAGTGTGGCTGAACTGA
- a CDS encoding LuxR C-terminal-related transcriptional regulator: MEFIHSTRTPDGYLIRVVDRRPINRTPRLSAREIEVLLAWLRSDSKGEVAVLLGLGVGTINTHIARIRAKYIGVGRPAPTKAALFARAVQDGHTTLEEW; this comes from the coding sequence ATGGAATTTATCCACTCCACACGAACCCCTGACGGTTACCTGATCCGCGTCGTCGACCGACGCCCGATCAACCGCACACCGCGCCTGAGCGCCCGAGAAATCGAAGTTTTGCTCGCCTGGCTTCGATCGGATTCCAAAGGGGAAGTAGCCGTACTACTCGGTCTCGGCGTCGGCACGATCAACACGCATATCGCCCGAATCCGTGCCAAGTACATCGGTGTCGGCCGACCCGCTCCGACCAAGGCGGCACTGTTTGCCCGGGCGGTACAGGACGGTCACACGACGCTCGAAGAATGGTGA
- the rpsR gene encoding 30S ribosomal protein S18, giving the protein MPKPPLRDKVMKKKVCTFCKEKNTQINYKDTTLLRKYVSDRGKIRARRVTGNCVQHQRDVAIAVKNSREVALLPYATVAR; this is encoded by the coding sequence ATGCCGAAGCCGCCCTTGCGCGACAAGGTTATGAAGAAGAAGGTCTGCACCTTCTGTAAAGAGAAGAACACGCAGATCAACTACAAGGACACGACGTTGCTGCGTAAGTACGTCAGCGACCGCGGAAAGATCCGTGCTCGTCGTGTCACCGGCAATTGCGTCCAGCATCAGCGCGACGTTGCCATTGCCGTCAAGAACTCACGTGAGGTAGCACTGCTGCCTTACGCCACCGTGGCTCGCTAA
- the rpsF gene encoding 30S ribosomal protein S6 yields MRHYELMVILDPSLDERTVAPSLDTFLNVVRQHGGTIDKVDVWGKRRLAYEILKHAEGIYAVIDINATPATVAELDRQLGLNESVLRTKVLRHNK; encoded by the coding sequence ATGCGTCATTACGAATTGATGGTCATCCTTGACCCCAGCCTGGACGAGCGCACTGTCGCTCCTTCACTGGATACGTTCCTCAATGTTGTGCGCCAGCACGGCGGCACGATCGACAAGGTCGATGTCTGGGGTAAGCGTCGTCTCGCCTACGAGATCCTGAAGCATGCTGAAGGTATCTACGCGGTGATCGACATCAACGCCACTCCCGCCACCGTCGCTGAGCTCGATCGTCAGCTCGGTCTGAACGAGTCGGTTCTGCGCACGAAGGTTCTGCGCCACAACAAGTAA
- a CDS encoding GNAT family N-acetyltransferase, which translates to MTESWFEAPTLTGEHVRLEPLGHEHADALVIASDDPSIFQWTAAPIDTRADALAYIDVASENPDRVAFAQVAVKTGAVVGTTSFYQIDPAHRSLAIGSTWLSKAAQGTGINPESKLLLMRRAFDDLGAVRVEWHTDEFNKQSRAAITKLGAQFEGLLRKHRQRLDGSWRTTALFAMTDEDWPAIAPQLERRVRT; encoded by the coding sequence ATGACCGAATCCTGGTTCGAAGCACCGACGTTGACGGGCGAGCACGTTCGCCTCGAACCGTTGGGCCACGAACACGCCGACGCCCTGGTGATCGCGTCGGACGATCCGAGCATCTTCCAGTGGACAGCTGCACCGATCGACACTCGCGCCGACGCACTCGCGTACATCGATGTGGCGTCGGAAAACCCGGACCGCGTGGCTTTTGCGCAGGTAGCGGTCAAGACGGGTGCAGTAGTGGGTACCACGTCGTTCTACCAGATCGACCCCGCTCATCGCAGTCTCGCAATCGGTTCCACGTGGCTGTCGAAGGCCGCTCAGGGAACCGGGATCAACCCCGAATCGAAGCTGCTTCTGATGCGCCGGGCATTCGACGATCTCGGTGCCGTACGCGTCGAATGGCACACGGACGAGTTCAACAAACAGTCGCGCGCGGCAATCACGAAGCTAGGCGCGCAATTCGAAGGCCTCCTGCGCAAGCACCGCCAGCGCCTGGACGGAAGCTGGCGTACCACCGCTTTGTTTGCGATGACGGACGAGGATTGGCCGGCAATCGCACCGCAATTGGAACGACGCGTCCGCACCTAA
- the rplI gene encoding 50S ribosomal protein L9, producing MKLILTADVDNLGAPGDTVEVKDGYGRNYLLPRRLAIIATRGAEKQVEGIRRAQELRAVRGLDHAKELKAAIEALDVSLTVKTASGSGKLFGSVTAADVAAAIKAAGGPVLDKRTLVLPKAHIKNTGKHAVVVNLHPDVVAKFNLNVVGA from the coding sequence ATGAAGCTCATCCTCACCGCTGACGTGGACAACCTCGGTGCGCCTGGCGACACCGTCGAGGTCAAGGACGGCTACGGCCGTAACTACTTGCTCCCCCGCCGGTTGGCAATTATCGCTACCCGTGGCGCCGAGAAGCAGGTCGAAGGCATCCGTCGTGCACAGGAACTGCGCGCAGTGCGCGGCCTGGATCACGCCAAGGAGCTCAAGGCTGCAATTGAAGCACTCGATGTTTCGCTGACGGTCAAGACCGCCAGCGGCTCGGGCAAGCTCTTCGGTTCGGTTACCGCTGCTGACGTCGCTGCTGCGATCAAGGCTGCCGGTGGACCGGTCCTGGACAAGCGCACCCTCGTGTTGCCGAAGGCTCACATCAAGAACACGGGCAAGCATGCCGTGGTCGTGAACCTGCACCCCGATGTGGTTGCCAAGTTCAACCTGAACGTCGTTGGCGCATAG
- the dnaB gene encoding replicative DNA helicase — translation MAVVDDRGPSDYPGPPESEPDQEFGRQPPQDMVAEQSVLGGMLLSKDAIADVLEVLRPGDFYRPAHQSVYDVILDLYSRGEPADPVTVSAELDRRGELRKIGGASYLVTLTQTVPTAANAAFYAEIVAEKSVLRRLVDAGTRIVQYGYAGTDGQDVAEVVDRAQAEIFEVTERRTTEDFVPLTELLQPTMDEIDSIASRGGISLGVPTGFKDLDEITNGLHPGQMIIVAARPGVGKSTLGMDFLRSCSITHGMASVMFSLEMSKTEIVMRLLSAEAKIKLGDMRSGKMTDDDWTKLARRMSEISEAPLFIDDSPNLTMMEIRAKARRLKQKHDIRLIVIDYLQLMSSGKKVESRQQEVSEFSRSLKLLAKELEVPVVAICQLNRGPEQRTDKRPMVSDLRESGSLEQDADMVILLYRPDATERDDPRGGEADLILGKHRNGPTATITVAHQLHLSKFVDMARG, via the coding sequence ATGGCTGTTGTAGATGATCGAGGACCTTCCGACTACCCCGGTCCCCCCGAATCCGAGCCGGATCAGGAATTCGGGCGCCAGCCACCTCAGGACATGGTGGCCGAGCAGTCCGTTCTCGGTGGCATGCTCCTCAGTAAGGACGCCATCGCTGACGTCCTCGAGGTGCTGAGGCCAGGCGACTTCTACCGGCCGGCCCATCAGTCTGTCTACGACGTGATCCTGGACCTTTACAGCCGTGGTGAGCCTGCCGACCCAGTGACCGTCTCCGCTGAGCTGGACCGTCGCGGCGAACTTCGCAAAATCGGTGGCGCTTCCTATCTGGTGACGCTCACTCAGACAGTGCCCACCGCAGCCAACGCTGCCTTCTACGCCGAGATCGTGGCCGAGAAATCGGTGCTACGACGCCTCGTCGACGCCGGTACCCGCATCGTTCAATACGGTTACGCCGGCACCGACGGCCAGGATGTTGCCGAGGTTGTCGACCGCGCGCAGGCCGAAATCTTCGAGGTCACCGAACGTCGCACCACCGAAGACTTCGTGCCCCTCACCGAACTCCTGCAGCCCACGATGGATGAGATCGACTCCATCGCCAGCCGAGGCGGCATCTCCCTCGGTGTGCCCACCGGGTTCAAGGATCTCGACGAAATCACCAACGGCCTGCACCCGGGTCAGATGATCATCGTGGCGGCCCGACCTGGTGTGGGCAAATCGACCCTTGGAATGGATTTTTTGCGTTCCTGCTCCATTACGCACGGTATGGCCAGCGTTATGTTCTCGCTGGAAATGAGCAAAACCGAGATCGTGATGCGTCTGCTTTCCGCAGAGGCCAAGATCAAGCTCGGTGACATGCGCTCCGGCAAGATGACCGACGACGACTGGACCAAGCTCGCGCGTCGTATGAGTGAGATCAGTGAAGCGCCGCTCTTCATCGATGACTCTCCCAACCTCACGATGATGGAAATTCGCGCAAAAGCGCGGCGGCTCAAGCAGAAACACGACATCCGCTTGATCGTGATCGACTACCTCCAGCTGATGAGCTCGGGTAAAAAGGTCGAGTCGCGCCAGCAGGAAGTCTCGGAATTCTCGCGTAGCCTCAAGCTTCTGGCCAAGGAGCTCGAAGTTCCCGTGGTCGCGATCTGTCAGCTGAACCGTGGTCCGGAACAGCGAACTGACAAGCGCCCCATGGTATCTGACCTTCGCGAATCGGGATCGTTGGAGCAGGATGCTGACATGGTCATCCTGTTGTATCGTCCCGATGCAACTGAGCGCGACGACCCTCGTGGCGGTGAAGCCGACCTCATTCTCGGTAAGCATCGTAACGGTCCGACCGCGACAATCACTGTGGCACACCAACTTCACCTGTCGAAGTTCGTCGATATGGCGCGCGGCTAG
- a CDS encoding single-stranded DNA-binding protein: protein MAGDTIITVIGNLTADPELRFTPAGAAVANFTVASTPRTFDRNSNEWKDGDALFMRCNIWREAAENVAESLTRGSRVIVSGRLKQRSYETREGEKRTVVELEVDEIGPSLKYATAKVNKANRGGGSGGGAGGNFGGSSGGSGGGRPAAAPSGGDDPWGSAPQASGSFGGGGNDEPPF from the coding sequence ATGGCTGGCGACACCATCATCACCGTCATCGGAAACCTGACGGCTGATCCTGAGCTTCGTTTCACCCCGGCGGGTGCTGCGGTTGCAAACTTCACGGTTGCATCCACACCCCGCACCTTCGACCGTAATTCCAATGAATGGAAAGACGGCGATGCGCTGTTCATGCGTTGCAACATCTGGCGCGAAGCAGCCGAGAACGTCGCGGAGAGCTTGACCCGTGGTTCACGAGTAATCGTGAGCGGTCGGCTCAAGCAGCGTTCGTACGAAACTCGTGAGGGCGAAAAGCGAACAGTCGTCGAGCTCGAAGTTGACGAGATCGGTCCTTCCCTGAAGTACGCCACGGCAAAGGTCAACAAGGCCAACCGTGGTGGCGGCAGTGGTGGGGGCGCGGGCGGCAACTTCGGAGGTTCCTCCGGCGGATCGGGCGGCGGACGTCCGGCTGCTGCACCTTCGGGTGGAGACGATCCTTGGGGCAGTGCGCCTCAGGCTTCGGGCTCCTTCGGCGGCGGCGGCAACGACGAACCGCCTTTCTGA
- a CDS encoding glycosyltransferase family 87 protein — protein MRTDRKTSASILTLVVGLCGLAMTLGYFNKARCAGAPFAPDGRSLSFDINKNVDVCYSDIQLLWLGRGIDQHLFPFITGGITPEGFLYGGTVEYPVLSGILMWLGGIGSHNDAEFLLHSALILAPFGLLTAWMLGRMSGGYALIWSATPPLVLYSFHNWDLPVVATTVGAIFLMTFERIPFRTRAILASIILAVGFCLKLYPGIFVLPLVAYVLLRGTEGKKYDVRGALMTAGAAVMTVVLVNLPFALISYDGWRASFSFQEKRSADITTNSVWFWGLRPFYGFGVRELNADYDALVNIASPLMVLASFALAMYLGWRRYLRDGYFPWIAVSAAMLCGFILLHKVNSPQYTLWLLPFLVLFKIRWFWIAAYLLADAALGIGIFRYFYQLDMNFDPSKYEAVVQASVWGHVVLLIVFFFLFLRVPLRYPLAGTGADTDQPTLEHAR, from the coding sequence ATGCGAACGGACCGAAAAACATCGGCGTCGATCCTGACGCTCGTCGTCGGTCTCTGCGGACTGGCCATGACCCTGGGCTACTTCAACAAGGCACGATGCGCCGGCGCGCCCTTCGCGCCGGACGGTCGGAGCCTGAGCTTCGACATCAACAAGAACGTCGATGTTTGTTACTCCGACATCCAGCTGCTGTGGCTCGGACGCGGCATCGACCAACACCTCTTTCCCTTCATCACCGGCGGCATCACGCCCGAAGGTTTCCTCTACGGCGGAACCGTCGAATATCCGGTGCTGAGCGGAATCCTGATGTGGCTGGGCGGAATCGGCTCCCACAACGACGCCGAATTCCTCCTCCATTCGGCGTTGATCCTGGCGCCATTCGGCCTTCTGACGGCCTGGATGCTGGGGCGGATGAGCGGTGGGTACGCCCTGATCTGGTCGGCCACACCGCCGTTGGTGCTGTACTCGTTCCATAACTGGGACCTGCCGGTGGTGGCGACGACCGTCGGCGCGATTTTCCTGATGACCTTCGAGCGCATCCCTTTTCGAACACGCGCGATTCTGGCGTCGATCATCCTGGCCGTCGGCTTCTGTTTGAAGCTGTATCCGGGGATCTTTGTCCTGCCTCTTGTCGCCTACGTCTTGCTGAGGGGAACCGAAGGCAAGAAATACGACGTCCGCGGTGCCTTGATGACGGCGGGCGCGGCAGTGATGACGGTCGTCCTCGTCAACCTCCCGTTCGCTCTCATCTCTTACGACGGGTGGCGGGCGTCGTTCAGTTTCCAGGAGAAACGCAGCGCCGACATCACCACCAACTCGGTGTGGTTCTGGGGGTTGCGACCGTTCTACGGCTTCGGCGTTCGTGAACTCAATGCGGACTACGACGCTCTGGTGAACATCGCGTCTCCGCTCATGGTCCTGGCGTCGTTCGCGTTGGCGATGTACCTGGGTTGGCGACGCTATCTGCGCGACGGCTATTTCCCGTGGATCGCCGTGAGTGCGGCGATGCTGTGCGGATTCATCTTGCTGCACAAGGTGAATTCACCCCAGTACACGCTGTGGCTGCTGCCGTTCCTGGTGTTGTTCAAGATCCGCTGGTTCTGGATTGCGGCATATCTGTTGGCGGATGCGGCGCTGGGAATCGGCATCTTCCGCTACTTCTACCAACTGGACATGAACTTCGATCCGAGTAAATACGAGGCCGTCGTACAAGCCAGTGTGTGGGGCCACGTCGTATTGCTTATCGTGTTCTTCTTCCTGTTCCTGCGGGTGCCGCTGCGCTATCCGTTGGCCGGGACAGGAGCCGACACCGATCAACCAACCTTGGAGCACGCACGATGA
- a CDS encoding nSTAND1 domain-containing NTPase, translating into MESQPEPGTGKRVDPEEIESRGQFAEALTALRKAAGLTVREAVDRSGGLHGTVSGWFSGQHLPTPASTPMFTKLLEACGIDSEEQRQRWLSAVQRVRQLTARRRGDTTVPYRGLESFRQEDTDWFFGREELTSVLAERVASAIRGETRRQFMVIGASGSGKSSLLRAGLAPKVDGDDPRFDGWKVEIAAPGSGTIPTVDDERRVLIVDQFEELWTQCDRDWREDFLQVLSEAGENTVVVIGLRADFYGLAAEEPLLLPLLDDSPMVVGPLTEQQLHEVIVKPALKSGMTVQPELVQVLVSELTPRGSHTASDPGSLPLLSHALLGTWQRSTRKTLTVSDYYATDGIAGAVQQSAEEVYGQLTERQQKLARRIFLRLVNVDEVTQTRRRAPRAELFLGDDVDDVNTVIDHFALRRLLTVDEETVEVSHEVLLSAWSRLRTWIDSDRAGLAVHRRFTYAAQVWEESGRDPSSLLGPARLQLTEEWLSSGDLGPALEPSETRAADLNVTERDFLAASIAHRDQQDSADRRRTIVLRRLVSALAAASVIALVLAVVATVAGIGANHQRAEANTARDEAMSRQVATEAVRMRDKDPSLAAQLALAAFDVNETTEARSAMLDASGVHSATRIVGPPGSMKARINHAGTVVAVASSDGMVRLYPVVDGAVSATPQSEFLGVSEGTALFAVSFSPDGRLLATGGAGGGALWDVSDPENPVRGTLFVDADHVVQDLEFSPDGTKLIAGTSTPDVLRWKIDSSTDAVALPPLPHPATGIVTATFSPDGRLMVAGGRQGTLRVWDVEKWEDPAVPPIFATEPDGTTVHFLGVAFSPDGRELAAGTTGREVARWDMSDPAHPVPVAALPGFSSYVNELNYSKDGTRLAAGSSDNTVRVWDPHTGALIEVLPDTGAITTVDYSEDGRTLVTGGLNGVTRVWAMPGPVWSGARDTIYTSPFAADGSRLLAGVGAKGGAILAWNTEDLEHPVLMPELAPIGEERFTGASALSADGDLAVAGTGSGAAYLWDLSDPAAPRLTAAPQEYVKGIVGVVALDPSGTLLAVSSQDDNGFALVDVSDPAAPKLLSLTDAGSYPQMMAFRPGDDILAIADAKNEVDLWDISDRNAPKIASTVGGFESYAQAVIFSADGKVMAAGSADHSLQLWNVENPSEPRALSRITGPEGAIYSVAVNPAGTLLSAGVSGGSLWLWDITNPEDPQRFAQLTAYPVRVNDAQFAGSANMIAGSGPDKTIRLWGTDPDAVSAGICSSAGTLITEKEWERYLPGVPYRDLCGS; encoded by the coding sequence ATGGAATCGCAGCCGGAACCCGGCACAGGCAAACGGGTCGACCCGGAAGAAATCGAGTCGCGAGGGCAGTTTGCTGAGGCGCTCACCGCGCTGAGAAAGGCTGCTGGGCTCACGGTTCGCGAAGCCGTCGACCGCAGCGGTGGACTCCACGGAACTGTCAGCGGTTGGTTCTCCGGACAGCACCTGCCGACGCCGGCGAGTACACCGATGTTCACGAAACTTCTCGAGGCCTGCGGGATCGATTCCGAGGAGCAGCGGCAGCGCTGGCTCAGCGCAGTCCAACGAGTACGGCAGTTGACGGCGCGTCGACGCGGCGATACCACCGTTCCGTACCGAGGACTCGAATCCTTCCGGCAGGAGGACACGGATTGGTTCTTCGGCCGCGAGGAACTCACTTCGGTGTTGGCCGAGCGGGTGGCGTCGGCGATCCGGGGTGAGACTCGACGTCAGTTCATGGTCATCGGGGCCTCCGGTTCCGGTAAGTCGTCGTTGCTTCGGGCGGGCCTGGCTCCCAAGGTCGACGGCGACGATCCGCGGTTCGACGGATGGAAGGTCGAGATCGCGGCGCCGGGTTCGGGAACGATCCCGACTGTCGACGACGAACGCAGGGTTCTGATCGTCGATCAGTTCGAGGAACTGTGGACGCAGTGCGATCGCGATTGGCGTGAAGACTTCTTGCAGGTGCTTTCGGAGGCCGGTGAGAACACTGTTGTCGTGATCGGGTTGCGCGCCGATTTCTACGGGCTGGCCGCGGAGGAGCCGCTGTTGCTTCCGTTGCTCGACGATTCCCCGATGGTGGTCGGCCCCCTCACCGAGCAGCAGTTGCATGAGGTGATCGTCAAGCCGGCGCTGAAATCGGGAATGACCGTTCAGCCTGAACTGGTTCAAGTTCTGGTCAGTGAGCTGACCCCGCGGGGCTCGCATACGGCGAGCGATCCCGGTTCACTCCCCCTCCTGTCCCACGCCTTGTTGGGCACGTGGCAACGGTCCACGCGCAAAACGTTGACCGTGTCCGACTACTACGCCACCGACGGAATTGCGGGAGCAGTTCAGCAGAGCGCCGAGGAAGTTTACGGTCAACTGACCGAGCGGCAGCAGAAGTTGGCGCGCAGAATCTTCTTACGATTGGTCAACGTCGACGAGGTCACGCAGACGCGTCGACGCGCTCCTCGTGCCGAACTTTTTCTCGGTGACGATGTCGACGACGTCAATACCGTCATCGACCACTTTGCGTTGCGACGCCTCCTCACAGTCGACGAGGAGACCGTGGAGGTTTCGCACGAGGTCTTGCTGTCGGCCTGGAGTCGGTTGCGTACGTGGATCGATTCGGATCGTGCCGGACTGGCCGTGCACCGCAGATTCACCTACGCGGCGCAGGTGTGGGAAGAGAGTGGACGTGATCCGAGTTCGTTGCTCGGGCCCGCCCGGCTCCAACTGACCGAAGAGTGGCTGAGTTCGGGTGATCTCGGTCCGGCGCTGGAGCCGAGCGAGACACGGGCCGCCGATCTCAATGTCACCGAGCGAGATTTCCTGGCCGCGAGCATCGCGCATCGTGATCAGCAGGACAGTGCTGATCGGCGACGGACAATCGTGCTACGACGGCTTGTCTCGGCGCTGGCTGCCGCGTCGGTGATCGCCTTGGTGCTGGCGGTGGTCGCTACTGTCGCCGGTATCGGCGCCAATCATCAACGTGCCGAGGCGAACACGGCCCGCGACGAGGCGATGTCTCGTCAGGTCGCAACCGAAGCTGTTCGCATGCGCGACAAGGATCCGTCGTTGGCAGCGCAGCTTGCGCTGGCCGCGTTCGATGTCAATGAGACCACCGAGGCGCGCTCGGCGATGCTCGATGCGTCCGGTGTGCATTCCGCGACGCGAATCGTGGGTCCACCCGGCTCGATGAAGGCGCGAATCAATCACGCGGGAACCGTTGTGGCCGTGGCAAGTTCCGACGGCATGGTTCGGCTGTATCCCGTAGTCGACGGAGCTGTGTCGGCAACGCCGCAGTCGGAATTTCTCGGGGTGTCCGAGGGGACGGCACTGTTCGCCGTGTCCTTCAGTCCGGACGGGCGACTGTTGGCTACGGGCGGCGCCGGCGGCGGCGCATTGTGGGATGTATCGGATCCGGAAAACCCGGTGCGCGGAACGTTGTTCGTCGACGCAGACCACGTTGTGCAGGACTTGGAGTTCAGCCCGGATGGTACAAAGCTGATAGCCGGAACCTCGACGCCGGACGTGCTGCGCTGGAAGATCGACAGTTCCACCGACGCTGTTGCCTTGCCGCCCCTGCCGCATCCGGCGACGGGAATTGTGACGGCTACGTTCAGCCCCGACGGCCGGTTGATGGTTGCAGGTGGGCGACAGGGAACCCTGCGGGTGTGGGACGTCGAAAAGTGGGAAGATCCCGCGGTGCCACCGATTTTCGCGACCGAACCCGACGGAACCACCGTCCATTTTCTCGGTGTTGCGTTCAGTCCGGACGGGCGGGAACTTGCTGCGGGTACCACTGGCCGTGAAGTTGCACGCTGGGATATGAGCGATCCGGCGCACCCGGTTCCGGTGGCAGCTTTGCCCGGGTTCTCCAGCTACGTCAACGAACTCAACTACAGCAAGGACGGAACCAGGCTTGCTGCCGGTAGTTCCGACAACACCGTTCGAGTGTGGGATCCGCATACCGGCGCTCTGATCGAGGTGCTGCCGGATACCGGCGCCATCACTACTGTCGACTACAGCGAGGACGGGCGGACGCTCGTTACCGGTGGACTCAACGGTGTCACGCGGGTGTGGGCGATGCCCGGTCCGGTGTGGTCGGGAGCGCGAGACACCATCTACACCAGTCCTTTTGCTGCCGACGGTTCGCGCCTTCTTGCGGGTGTCGGCGCCAAGGGCGGTGCGATATTGGCATGGAACACCGAGGATCTGGAACATCCGGTACTGATGCCCGAGCTGGCACCGATTGGCGAGGAACGATTCACCGGGGCGTCGGCGTTATCGGCAGACGGTGACCTGGCGGTCGCCGGCACCGGTTCCGGAGCGGCGTACTTGTGGGATCTCAGTGATCCCGCGGCACCGAGGTTGACTGCTGCCCCGCAGGAGTACGTCAAGGGCATCGTCGGAGTTGTTGCCCTGGATCCTTCGGGAACGTTGTTGGCAGTGTCTTCTCAAGACGACAACGGATTTGCGTTGGTAGACGTCTCCGATCCGGCTGCGCCGAAACTGCTTTCGTTGACCGATGCCGGTTCCTACCCGCAGATGATGGCGTTCCGGCCGGGCGACGACATTCTGGCAATTGCCGACGCCAAGAACGAAGTAGACCTGTGGGACATCTCCGACCGGAATGCGCCGAAGATCGCGTCTACGGTCGGTGGGTTCGAAAGTTACGCCCAGGCAGTTATTTTCAGTGCGGACGGCAAGGTCATGGCAGCAGGTAGCGCAGACCACAGCCTGCAATTGTGGAATGTGGAGAACCCGTCGGAGCCGAGAGCGTTGTCGCGCATTACGGGACCGGAGGGGGCGATCTACTCCGTAGCTGTCAACCCGGCGGGCACTTTGCTGTCGGCCGGGGTCAGCGGTGGATCACTGTGGTTGTGGGACATCACGAATCCCGAAGACCCTCAGCGGTTTGCTCAGCTGACGGCCTATCCCGTGCGTGTCAACGACGCGCAGTTCGCGGGTAGTGCCAACATGATTGCCGGCAGTGGCCCCGACAAGACAATTCGCTTGTGGGGCACCGATCCGGATGCAGTTTCCGCAGGGATCTGTAGCAGCGCCGGAACCCTCATCACCGAGAAGGAGTGGGAGCGCTACCTTCCCGGTGTACCGTACCGGGATCTGTGTGGGTCCTGA